A portion of the Micromonospora vinacea genome contains these proteins:
- a CDS encoding ClpP family protease, with protein sequence MMRYGALMLESAQPTFGDHVFERLLRERIVFLGTEVTEESANQICAQILLLAAEDADRDIYLYINSPGGSVSAGMAVYDTMRYVRNDVATLALGFAGSMGQFLLCAGAAGKRYALPHSRVMMHQPSGGMGGTASDITIQAENMLHVKRTMQELIAQHSGRTLDEIQRDWDRDRWFTAEQAREYGLIDQVITRAEQLPTL encoded by the coding sequence ATGATGAGGTACGGCGCACTGATGCTGGAGAGCGCGCAGCCAACCTTCGGCGACCATGTGTTCGAGCGGCTGCTGCGGGAGCGGATCGTCTTCCTCGGCACCGAGGTGACGGAGGAGTCGGCCAACCAGATCTGCGCGCAGATCCTGCTGCTCGCCGCCGAGGACGCCGACCGGGACATCTACCTCTACATCAACTCGCCGGGCGGTTCGGTGAGCGCGGGGATGGCGGTCTACGACACGATGCGCTACGTCCGCAACGACGTGGCGACGCTGGCGCTCGGCTTCGCCGGCTCGATGGGGCAGTTCCTGCTCTGCGCGGGCGCGGCCGGCAAGCGGTACGCGTTGCCGCACTCGCGGGTCATGATGCACCAGCCGTCTGGCGGAATGGGCGGAACGGCCTCGGACATCACCATCCAGGCGGAGAACATGCTGCACGTGAAGCGGACGATGCAGGAGCTGATCGCCCAGCACAGTGGACGGACGCTCGACGAGATCCAGCGGGACTGGGACCGGGACCGTTGGTTCACCGCCGAGCAGGCCCGAGAATATGGCCTCATCGACCAGGTGATCACCCGAGCCGAACAGCTGCCAACGCTCTGA
- a CDS encoding sensor histidine kinase → MHPKGAVEGARLPVRPLTHSELVAVDVVVAGLLATVYLTALPRSSTLPDWLHAVLVSLIALPVAVRRVWPMPVFASVALASIVSVSLGILPDPLLAVALTAYTAAAIGGHRSRRSWLVIVSSSAVLTFLAVATGSPQPWPSRFGTLLPGLALVGASWAAGIAVAQRRAYAVWRAEDRVERAVSDERLRIAREVHDIVTHNLGVIAVKAAVTRHLARDRPAETLASLAVIEQVSREALAEMRQALRLLRDSDEPRGPAPGLPDVPALVRRAEKAGLTVRSELPEQDDVPSGVSLTAYRIVQEALTNVIKHVGPTRCSLTIRSTGSELLVEVADDGPVDGRPIRRSAAEGFGLAGMRERVEMHNGDMTAGPLAAGGFQVQVKIPHAPMDGQR, encoded by the coding sequence GTGCACCCGAAGGGAGCGGTAGAAGGTGCCCGGCTGCCGGTTCGGCCGCTGACCCACAGCGAGTTGGTCGCCGTCGACGTCGTCGTCGCCGGGCTGCTCGCCACTGTCTACCTGACCGCCCTGCCCCGGTCGAGCACGCTTCCCGACTGGCTGCACGCCGTTCTGGTCTCCCTGATCGCACTCCCCGTCGCAGTCCGCAGGGTCTGGCCAATGCCAGTCTTCGCGAGCGTCGCCCTCGCATCGATCGTCAGCGTGTCATTGGGGATTCTGCCGGACCCGCTCCTCGCGGTCGCCCTCACCGCTTACACGGCTGCGGCCATCGGTGGTCATCGGAGCCGTCGCAGCTGGCTGGTGATCGTGTCGTCCAGCGCGGTTCTGACGTTTCTGGCCGTCGCCACCGGGTCGCCCCAACCGTGGCCGAGTCGATTCGGAACACTGCTGCCAGGCCTCGCCCTGGTCGGAGCCTCCTGGGCCGCTGGAATCGCTGTTGCGCAGCGGCGAGCGTACGCGGTCTGGCGCGCTGAGGACCGGGTTGAGCGAGCGGTCTCCGACGAACGACTACGAATTGCCCGCGAGGTGCATGACATCGTGACGCACAACCTGGGGGTGATCGCGGTCAAGGCAGCGGTGACACGGCACCTGGCTCGGGACCGGCCGGCGGAGACGCTGGCCTCGCTCGCAGTCATCGAGCAGGTCAGCCGCGAGGCTCTCGCCGAGATGCGGCAGGCACTCCGGCTTCTCCGGGACAGCGACGAACCCCGCGGACCGGCTCCTGGTTTGCCCGACGTCCCCGCGCTGGTGCGCCGTGCCGAGAAGGCCGGCCTGACCGTCCGGAGCGAACTGCCGGAGCAGGACGATGTCCCGTCGGGCGTGTCGCTGACCGCTTACCGGATCGTCCAGGAGGCACTGACCAACGTCATCAAGCACGTCGGGCCGACCCGCTGCAGCCTGACGATCCGGAGCACCGGGAGTGAGCTCCTCGTCGAGGTCGCGGACGACGGACCGGTGGACGGCCGGCCGATCCGCCGTTCCGCAGCGGAGGGGTTCGGCCTGGCCGGTATGCGGGAGCGGGTGGAGATGCACAACGGTGATATGACGGCCGGGCCGCTGGCGGCCGGCGGCTTCCAGGTCCAGGTGAAGATTCCGCACGCACCAATGGATGGTCAGCGGTGA
- a CDS encoding CGNR zinc finger domain-containing protein, whose product MPLDVCQLPLVGGHPALDLANTLERGGESPHDFLTDSSALLRWSVRVAVVSDAEAEQVGRAWRDEPAAAHAGLATVRDIREGLHLVLLATITDADGGTVGDPIAAGAALVALHQRWSGAAARARLTLDSSRVRLAYGTVPAMLVPDRIAEAALDVMLTADLTRVRRCPVLQGGCGWLFLDQSRNGSRRWCRMADCGNVVKARRLTERRRAARPGLLG is encoded by the coding sequence ATGCCTCTCGACGTGTGCCAGCTGCCGTTGGTCGGCGGGCACCCGGCACTCGATCTGGCCAACACCCTCGAACGAGGGGGTGAGTCGCCGCACGACTTCCTGACCGACAGTTCCGCTCTGCTGCGCTGGTCGGTCCGGGTGGCCGTGGTCAGCGACGCGGAGGCCGAGCAGGTGGGCCGGGCATGGCGCGACGAGCCTGCGGCGGCGCACGCGGGACTGGCCACCGTGCGCGACATCCGTGAAGGCCTCCACCTTGTGCTGCTAGCGACGATCACCGACGCGGACGGTGGCACGGTGGGCGACCCCATCGCGGCCGGTGCCGCACTGGTCGCACTACATCAGCGCTGGTCCGGCGCAGCCGCCCGAGCAAGACTCACGCTCGACTCGTCCCGGGTGCGGCTGGCCTACGGCACGGTGCCGGCCATGTTGGTGCCCGACCGGATCGCCGAGGCCGCCCTCGACGTCATGCTGACGGCCGACCTGACCCGGGTGCGCCGCTGCCCGGTGCTCCAAGGTGGCTGTGGCTGGCTCTTCCTCGATCAGAGCCGCAACGGATCCCGCCGCTGGTGTCGCATGGCCGACTGCGGCAACGTGGTGAAGGCGCGACGGCTCACCGAGCGTCGCCGCGCCGCCCGGCCCGGTCTCCTCGGGTAG
- a CDS encoding ATP-binding protein encodes MPPPHLIPRRAAAQVDAALADTRVVLISGARQSGKSTLVRIVAGDRLAERRDLDRAQDRAAAIADPVGFVDSSELLVIDEIQRAPELLLAIKAAVDEDPRPGRYLLTGSSRLFGMVAAPDALPGRMETVELWPFSQGELEGAPDGFVDAVFTLGADLRHESDVTRADYAARIVRGGLPEATTRTDPRRRQRFLDAYVQALIDRDVRQLSDIQHKGELRKLVRLLAARSATIITANSLESALGLSRPTIARYLQALEEIFLIKRIPGWSRNLGTRATAAPKLIFVDSGIAANETATDARALLRPGTPFGPLLESFVLSELSRQLTWSRQFVDLSHYRDQSRYEVDAVLENRTGQVIGIEVKAATTVGPDDFRGLRRLADRLGDDFVAGIVLYTGTSTLPFGDRLRAMPVSALWQVSAPTAD; translated from the coding sequence ATGCCCCCACCGCATCTGATCCCCCGCCGCGCCGCTGCGCAGGTCGACGCCGCCCTGGCTGACACCCGTGTCGTTCTGATCAGCGGAGCACGGCAGTCGGGCAAGAGCACCCTGGTGCGCATCGTCGCCGGCGATCGTCTGGCCGAGCGCCGCGATCTTGATCGGGCTCAGGACCGGGCGGCGGCGATCGCCGATCCGGTCGGGTTCGTGGACTCCTCCGAACTCCTGGTCATCGACGAGATCCAGCGCGCTCCGGAACTCCTGTTGGCCATCAAGGCAGCCGTCGACGAGGACCCCCGTCCCGGTCGGTACCTGCTCACCGGCTCGTCTCGCCTGTTCGGCATGGTGGCCGCCCCGGACGCCCTGCCCGGCCGAATGGAAACCGTCGAGCTCTGGCCGTTCTCCCAAGGCGAACTCGAGGGAGCACCGGACGGATTCGTCGACGCCGTCTTCACGCTCGGCGCGGACCTGCGACACGAGTCGGACGTGACCCGCGCCGACTACGCGGCCCGAATCGTGCGCGGCGGCCTACCCGAGGCCACCACCCGAACCGACCCGCGCCGCCGCCAACGATTCCTCGACGCCTACGTCCAGGCGCTCATCGACCGCGACGTCCGGCAGTTGTCCGACATCCAGCACAAGGGCGAACTCCGAAAGCTGGTACGCCTCCTCGCGGCCAGGTCCGCGACCATCATCACCGCCAACTCCCTCGAATCCGCCCTCGGACTGAGCCGGCCCACGATCGCCCGCTACCTCCAAGCCCTGGAAGAGATCTTCCTGATCAAGCGGATCCCCGGTTGGTCCCGCAACCTCGGCACCCGCGCCACCGCCGCGCCAAAACTGATCTTCGTCGACTCGGGCATCGCCGCCAACGAGACCGCGACCGACGCCCGGGCTCTGCTCCGGCCGGGCACACCGTTTGGGCCACTGCTCGAATCATTTGTCCTGTCCGAGTTGTCCCGCCAGCTCACCTGGTCCAGGCAGTTCGTCGACCTGTCCCACTACCGCGACCAGAGCAGGTACGAAGTCGACGCGGTGCTGGAGAACAGAACCGGCCAGGTGATCGGGATCGAAGTCAAAGCAGCCACCACCGTCGGGCCCGACGACTTCCGCGGGCTACGCCGACTCGCCGACCGCCTGGGAGACGACTTCGTCGCCGGCATCGTCCTCTATACCGGAACCTCCACGCTGCCGTTCGGCGACAGACTCCGCGCCATGCCGGTCAGTGCCCTGTGGCAGGTTTCCGCCCCGACAGCAGACTGA
- a CDS encoding glycoside hydrolase family 6 protein, whose product MAILSSLRRRSAAISVAAVAGATAVGVCLAVSSASAGTLSGSLYRDPSSAVVRWVAANPGDSRTAVIRDKIASQPQARWFANFNPSTVQSEVSGFIGAANAAQQIPVLAVYEITNRDCGGASAGGAPDLNQYQTWVSNFARGLGNQTVIIILETDSLALLTCLSSAEINARNQAISTATRTIKSGNANAKVYLDGGHSTWNSAGETANRLRAAGVQYADGFFTNVSNYNSTSSEANFGRAVISSLNGMGISGKRQVIDTSRNGGASGDWCGDDNTDRRIGQYPTTNTGDANIDAYLWVKPPGEADGCRFTAGSFQPDLAFSLANGAPNPPTTTPPTTPPPTTTPPTTTPPTTTPPTTPPNTTPPAGDGCYASIAVNQWAGGFTASVTVTAGKSDINGWTVTVALPGGSVTSAWNAQVSGTSGTVGFTNVSYNGRVLGRQSTNFGFQGTGTGPGVLADCVTS is encoded by the coding sequence GTGGCTATCCTCTCCTCGCTCCGCCGCAGATCGGCGGCCATCAGCGTGGCGGCCGTCGCGGGCGCCACCGCCGTCGGCGTCTGCCTCGCCGTCAGCAGCGCCTCCGCCGGCACGCTGTCCGGGTCGCTCTACCGCGACCCGAGTTCGGCAGTCGTCCGCTGGGTCGCCGCCAACCCCGGCGACTCGCGTACGGCCGTCATCCGCGACAAGATCGCGAGTCAGCCGCAGGCGCGCTGGTTCGCCAACTTCAATCCCTCGACAGTGCAGTCCGAGGTCTCCGGGTTCATCGGGGCGGCCAACGCGGCGCAGCAGATCCCGGTGCTGGCCGTGTACGAGATCACCAACCGGGACTGCGGCGGAGCCAGCGCCGGTGGCGCGCCGGACCTCAACCAGTACCAGACGTGGGTGTCCAACTTCGCCAGGGGACTGGGCAACCAGACCGTCATCATCATCCTGGAAACCGACTCGCTCGCACTGCTGACGTGCCTCAGCAGTGCGGAGATCAACGCGCGTAACCAGGCGATCTCGACGGCCACCCGGACCATCAAGTCGGGCAACGCCAACGCCAAGGTGTACCTCGACGGCGGCCACTCCACCTGGAACAGCGCTGGTGAGACGGCCAACCGGCTCCGGGCGGCCGGCGTGCAGTACGCCGACGGCTTCTTCACCAACGTGTCGAACTACAACTCCACCTCCAGCGAGGCGAACTTCGGTCGGGCGGTCATCTCCTCCCTCAACGGCATGGGGATCTCGGGCAAACGCCAGGTCATCGACACCAGCCGTAACGGGGGCGCCAGCGGGGACTGGTGCGGCGACGACAACACCGACCGGCGCATCGGGCAGTACCCGACGACCAACACCGGCGATGCCAACATCGACGCGTACCTGTGGGTGAAGCCGCCGGGGGAGGCGGACGGCTGCCGGTTCACGGCCGGTTCGTTCCAGCCCGACCTGGCCTTCAGCCTGGCCAATGGCGCGCCCAACCCGCCCACGACCACCCCGCCGACGACGCCGCCGCCGACGACCACTCCCCCAACCACGACCCCGCCGACGACCACGCCGCCGACCACCCCTCCGAACACCACCCCGCCAGCCGGTGACGGCTGCTACGCGTCGATCGCGGTCAACCAGTGGGCTGGCGGTTTCACAGCGAGCGTGACGGTCACCGCCGGCAAGTCGGACATCAACGGCTGGACCGTGACCGTCGCGCTGCCCGGCGGCTCGGTCACCAGTGCCTGGAACGCCCAGGTCAGCGGCACCAGCGGAACCGTAGGGTTCACCAACGTGAGCTACAACGGACGAGTCCTCGGCCGGCAGTCGACCAACTTCGGCTTCCAGGGCACTGGCACCGGCCCGGGCGTGTTGGCCGACTGCGTGACCAGCTGA
- a CDS encoding response regulator, with product MIRVAIADDEPVLRESFRLLVNSDPECTVVGEAEDGAAAVRLAKSRRPDVMLMDVRMPHTDGLEATRLITGDQATTDVRILILTMFDLDPYVYSALRAVASGFLLKDIAPADLLAAVHVVAGGHALFAPSVTRRMIARFSAPEAISDTARLDVLTNREREILTLVANGLSNTQICDREHISMATVKTHLNRILAKLSLRDRAQLVIAAYENGLVSAGAQAEVSRHRGGLL from the coding sequence GTGATCCGGGTCGCGATCGCCGATGACGAGCCCGTGTTGCGCGAGAGCTTCCGCCTGCTGGTGAACTCCGATCCGGAGTGCACGGTCGTCGGGGAGGCGGAGGACGGCGCGGCCGCGGTCCGGCTGGCGAAGAGCAGGCGGCCGGACGTCATGCTCATGGACGTGCGCATGCCGCACACCGACGGCCTTGAGGCCACTCGCCTGATCACCGGCGACCAGGCCACCACGGACGTCCGGATCTTGATTCTGACCATGTTCGACCTGGACCCGTACGTCTATTCGGCCCTGCGCGCCGTTGCGAGCGGCTTCCTGCTCAAGGACATCGCCCCCGCAGATCTGCTGGCAGCCGTCCACGTGGTGGCTGGCGGGCACGCGCTCTTCGCGCCCAGCGTCACCCGACGGATGATCGCTCGATTCAGTGCGCCCGAGGCCATTTCCGACACGGCTCGCCTGGATGTCCTGACGAACCGGGAGCGCGAGATCCTGACGCTTGTCGCCAACGGCCTCTCGAATACCCAGATCTGCGACCGCGAGCACATCAGCATGGCCACCGTGAAGACTCACCTCAACCGGATCCTGGCCAAGCTCAGTCTCCGCGACCGCGCCCAACTGGTGATCGCCGCCTACGAGAACGGGCTGGTCAGTGCCGGGGCGCAGGCCGAGGTCAGCCGGCATCGCGGAGGGCTTCTCTGA
- a CDS encoding ATP-binding cassette domain-containing protein — protein MIEATELTKHYGAKTAVDGLTFTVTPGRVTGFLGPNGAGKSTTMRLMLQLDRPTSGHVRINGKEYGELTEPLRQVGALLESRAAHPGRSAYHHLLSLATSNRISRQRVRQVIEMVGLESVASKRVRGFSLGMTQRLGLAAALLGDPPVLLLDEPINGLDPEGVRWIRQLLTGLAAEGRTVLLSSHLMTEMAATADHLIIIGRGRMLADIPTSDFVAQHAGSYIRLRSPEAARLRSALTARGIQVTEAGDGTLHALGAELEQIGAVGRDEGVIITELTPCTASLEDAFIKLTADAVEYRGGITEASR, from the coding sequence ATGATCGAGGCGACTGAGCTGACCAAGCACTACGGTGCCAAAACTGCCGTCGACGGGCTCACCTTCACGGTGACGCCAGGGCGGGTCACCGGCTTTCTCGGGCCCAACGGGGCCGGGAAGTCCACCACCATGCGGCTCATGCTGCAACTGGACCGGCCCACGTCGGGGCACGTCAGAATCAACGGCAAGGAGTACGGCGAACTGACCGAGCCCCTACGGCAGGTCGGTGCGCTTCTGGAGAGCCGCGCGGCGCACCCTGGGAGATCCGCGTACCACCATCTGCTCAGCCTGGCGACCAGCAACCGCATCTCGCGGCAGCGAGTGCGTCAGGTGATCGAGATGGTCGGGCTGGAGAGCGTCGCCAGCAAGCGGGTTCGGGGGTTCTCGCTGGGCATGACACAGCGGCTCGGGCTGGCCGCCGCGCTGCTCGGCGATCCCCCAGTGCTGTTGCTGGACGAGCCGATCAACGGGCTCGACCCGGAGGGGGTCCGGTGGATCCGGCAGCTGTTGACGGGGCTGGCAGCCGAGGGGCGCACGGTGCTGCTGTCCAGCCATCTGATGACCGAGATGGCGGCCACCGCCGATCACCTGATCATCATCGGCCGGGGGCGGATGCTCGCCGACATCCCGACAAGTGACTTCGTGGCCCAGCATGCGGGTTCGTACATCCGGCTGCGCTCACCCGAGGCTGCGCGCCTACGCAGCGCCCTGACCGCCCGGGGGATCCAGGTAACCGAGGCGGGGGACGGCACACTGCACGCGCTGGGCGCCGAGCTGGAGCAGATCGGCGCGGTCGGCCGGGACGAAGGCGTGATAATCACCGAGCTCACGCCCTGTACTGCCTCGCTGGAGGACGCGTTCATCAAGTTGACAGCCGATGCCGTCGAGTATCGCGGCGGGATCACGGAGGCAAGCCGGTGA
- a CDS encoding ABC transporter permease subunit: MSSNTVPAVLHSEWIKARSTVGSLVTLPLALVISLGLALAGGLSTRNAIDSGSNMLASDFNPINSGFNALFYGNLAFVVFAVLVFSSEYTSGMIRASLAAVPTRGLFYLAKLLVVAAVALIVGGTAVIASFLITESALGPHGASLSDPGATRAVLGGVAYVVLINVFSAAVAALLRSTALTLGILMPLFFVVGPALGTISGTKPVAQFLPDQAGMRAMQVTADSGELTAGQGILVLLLWTLTAAAMGYWLIRRRDA, translated from the coding sequence GTGAGCAGCAACACGGTACCCGCAGTCCTGCACTCGGAATGGATCAAGGCACGGTCAACGGTGGGCAGTCTGGTGACGCTGCCACTGGCGCTGGTCATCAGTCTCGGTCTGGCACTGGCAGGCGGCTTGTCCACCCGAAACGCCATCGACAGCGGTAGCAACATGCTGGCGTCGGACTTCAACCCCATCAACTCGGGGTTCAACGCCCTTTTTTACGGCAATCTGGCCTTCGTCGTGTTCGCGGTGCTCGTGTTCAGTTCCGAGTACACGAGCGGGATGATCCGCGCCTCGCTGGCGGCGGTGCCCACCCGGGGCCTGTTCTACCTGGCCAAGCTGTTGGTCGTGGCGGCAGTCGCGCTGATCGTCGGCGGGACAGCCGTGATCGCGTCGTTTCTGATCACCGAGAGTGCGTTGGGACCACATGGGGCGAGCCTGTCCGACCCCGGGGCCACGCGGGCCGTACTCGGCGGAGTCGCGTACGTCGTACTGATCAACGTCTTCTCCGCCGCAGTCGCGGCATTGCTACGCAGCACCGCACTGACACTGGGCATCCTCATGCCGCTGTTCTTCGTGGTGGGGCCGGCGCTCGGCACGATCTCCGGCACCAAGCCGGTAGCGCAATTCCTACCGGACCAGGCCGGCATGCGCGCGATGCAGGTGACGGCCGACTCGGGCGAACTGACCGCCGGGCAGGGGATCCTCGTGCTTCTACTCTGGACGCTCACGGCCGCAGCAATGGGGTACTGGTTGATCCGTCGCCGTGATGCATGA
- a CDS encoding M23 family metallopeptidase, with amino-acid sequence MTDGYERSCCGDDTPTSAVGRRTMLRAVVLGAGAISTGGLLVPQAAQAAPAIYNPFSAYPITDTWEGHLRRGSLGGIDFGMGVGTALPACGAGTIQNIPNNGSGGHTVTIQHADGYRSQYLHLSQFLLANGTSVGAGTIVGRSGGAAGAPGSGSSTGPHLHWHMIDPAGTRISPLVFIQQNPADQPRQVFEAASNAGWRALPVSGSAGAVTGTATAAITVGSTKILYTLNGGRIHEAASNAGWTNLWTGIHGAQGTALAAITLDGVKLVYNVVDGYVHEAASNNSWRNLNTGIGGASSSSISVIALNGVKYIYSIVGGYVHEAHSANAWRNLNTGIPASAVAAITVGSTKILYTVNGGRIYEAASNAGWANLWTGVYGAQGTSLAALTVNGVKHIYNVVDGWVHEAASNNGWRNLNSGVRGTRATALGLDGVKLLYAA; translated from the coding sequence ATGACGGACGGTTACGAGCGCAGCTGCTGCGGCGACGACACGCCCACCTCCGCGGTGGGTCGCCGCACCATGTTGCGCGCGGTGGTGCTGGGCGCGGGCGCCATCAGCACCGGCGGCCTGCTGGTCCCCCAGGCCGCACAGGCCGCCCCGGCGATCTACAACCCGTTCAGCGCCTACCCGATCACCGACACCTGGGAGGGTCACCTCCGTCGCGGGTCACTCGGTGGCATCGACTTCGGGATGGGGGTGGGCACGGCGCTGCCGGCGTGCGGCGCCGGCACCATCCAGAACATCCCGAACAACGGCTCGGGCGGGCACACCGTCACGATCCAGCACGCGGACGGGTACCGCAGCCAGTACCTGCACCTGTCGCAGTTCCTGCTGGCCAACGGCACCAGCGTGGGTGCGGGCACGATCGTGGGCCGCTCCGGCGGCGCGGCCGGCGCACCCGGCTCGGGCAGCTCGACGGGCCCGCACCTGCACTGGCACATGATCGACCCGGCCGGTACCCGGATCAGCCCGCTGGTCTTCATCCAGCAGAACCCGGCCGACCAGCCCCGTCAGGTGTTCGAGGCGGCCAGCAACGCCGGCTGGCGCGCCCTGCCGGTCTCCGGCAGCGCGGGTGCGGTGACCGGCACGGCGACGGCCGCGATCACAGTGGGATCCACGAAGATCCTCTACACCCTCAACGGCGGCCGGATCCACGAGGCCGCCAGCAACGCCGGCTGGACCAACCTGTGGACCGGCATCCACGGCGCACAGGGCACCGCCCTGGCCGCGATCACCCTCGACGGCGTGAAGCTGGTCTACAACGTCGTCGACGGGTACGTGCACGAGGCCGCCAGCAACAACAGTTGGCGCAACCTCAACACCGGTATCGGCGGGGCAAGCTCGTCCTCGATCTCGGTGATCGCGCTGAACGGCGTCAAGTACATCTACAGCATCGTCGGCGGTTACGTACACGAGGCGCACAGCGCCAATGCCTGGCGGAACCTGAACACGGGCATCCCGGCGTCGGCGGTAGCGGCGATCACAGTGGGCAGCACGAAGATCCTCTACACAGTGAACGGCGGCCGGATCTACGAGGCCGCCAGCAACGCCGGCTGGGCCAACCTGTGGACCGGCGTCTACGGCGCGCAGGGCACCTCGCTGGCCGCGCTCACCGTCAACGGGGTGAAGCACATCTACAACGTCGTCGACGGCTGGGTGCACGAGGCCGCCAGCAACAACGGCTGGCGCAACCTCAACAGCGGGGTCCGCGGGACCCGGGCAACTGCTCTGGGGCTGGACGGGGTCAAACTCCTCTACGCTGCGTGA
- a CDS encoding LuxR C-terminal-related transcriptional regulator, whose amino-acid sequence MLGGGTGRTGSAAPRLAALAGQERNSAPPSAEGLLDSLTNREREVVALLADGQNNRGIARRLNISERMARNHLSRIFLKLGVQDRLRAALVARRLMGLSGDLA is encoded by the coding sequence ATGCTAGGAGGCGGCACTGGAAGAACCGGTTCGGCGGCACCACGCCTGGCCGCACTGGCGGGGCAGGAGAGGAACTCCGCGCCACCGTCTGCGGAGGGCCTATTGGACTCGCTGACCAACCGGGAGCGTGAGGTGGTTGCGTTATTGGCGGATGGCCAGAACAATCGCGGTATTGCGCGGAGATTGAACATTTCGGAGCGCATGGCCCGAAATCACCTCAGCCGAATATTCTTGAAGCTCGGCGTGCAGGATCGGCTCCGCGCGGCGCTGGTGGCACGTAGATTGATGGGTCTCTCCGGGGACCTTGCTTAG
- a CDS encoding MFS transporter, with product MTHQRRAVYALAALSAATFCYVTTEVLPIGLLTLIAPDLGRSRSEAGLLVTGYAVVVMIVALPLTRVTRRVPRRPLLAGALGVFAAATAVSAFATSYEVLLAARLVSATTNGVFWAVVFPVAISMFPTNIRGRIVARLSIGNALGPVLGVPLGTWLGGQAGWRAAFVAMAIFGFVTCVAVALLLPSVTPQQSAGDVGPMPDRRRFVVLLIATILAVTGAMGAFTYMTVFLLDVSGFAAASLGLLLFVQGSFGVAGTWAVGRFLDRFPLGVVLVLLGLLTAAMLGLYGVGASKVLTIPLLAVAGMSFSSLIAGIQHRVMQVAPSTTDMASASLSVAFNFGLAAGSFIGAGLLATAGVRVIPLFGGLLTAAAIALLAGHEMSRRRRQHRTDRGDWPVRPAHGRDAEESEATSVRT from the coding sequence ATGACGCACCAACGACGTGCGGTCTATGCCCTCGCCGCGTTGTCCGCCGCCACTTTCTGTTACGTCACCACCGAGGTGCTTCCGATCGGGTTGCTCACGCTGATCGCGCCGGACCTGGGACGCTCCAGGTCCGAGGCCGGTCTGCTGGTGACCGGGTACGCCGTGGTGGTCATGATCGTGGCCCTGCCGCTGACCCGGGTCACTCGGCGAGTGCCGCGGCGCCCACTGCTCGCCGGCGCCCTCGGTGTGTTCGCCGCGGCGACGGCGGTGTCGGCCTTCGCCACCTCCTACGAGGTGTTGCTCGCCGCGCGGTTGGTGTCCGCCACCACCAACGGTGTCTTCTGGGCGGTGGTGTTTCCGGTGGCGATCTCGATGTTCCCCACGAACATCCGAGGCCGCATCGTGGCTCGACTGTCGATCGGCAACGCTCTCGGCCCCGTCCTCGGCGTGCCACTGGGCACCTGGTTGGGCGGGCAGGCCGGGTGGCGGGCCGCCTTCGTCGCGATGGCCATCTTCGGCTTCGTCACCTGCGTCGCGGTCGCCCTGCTCCTGCCGAGCGTCACACCGCAGCAGAGTGCGGGTGACGTCGGGCCGATGCCGGACCGGCGCCGCTTCGTCGTGCTCCTGATCGCCACCATCCTCGCCGTCACCGGCGCCATGGGCGCGTTCACCTACATGACCGTCTTCCTCCTCGACGTCAGCGGATTCGCCGCAGCATCTCTCGGCCTGCTGCTCTTCGTGCAAGGCTCGTTCGGCGTGGCCGGCACCTGGGCGGTCGGTCGGTTCCTGGACCGCTTTCCACTCGGTGTCGTGCTGGTCCTACTCGGGCTCCTCACCGCCGCGATGCTCGGCCTCTATGGAGTCGGCGCAAGCAAGGTGTTGACGATCCCGTTGCTCGCCGTGGCGGGGATGTCGTTCAGCTCGCTGATCGCGGGAATCCAGCACCGCGTCATGCAGGTGGCCCCGTCGACCACCGACATGGCGTCGGCCAGCCTCAGCGTCGCGTTCAACTTCGGCCTCGCTGCCGGCTCGTTCATCGGCGCGGGCCTGCTGGCGACGGCCGGAGTGCGCGTCATCCCGTTGTTCGGTGGCCTGCTGACGGCGGCGGCGATCGCGTTGCTCGCCGGCCACGAGATGTCCCGCAGGAGGAGACAGCACAGAACCGACCGCGGCGATTGGCCGGTTCGGCCGGCCCACGGACGCGATGCCGAGGAGTCAGAGGCCACCAGCGTGCGGACATAA